TTAAGCTGTGATTTGTATGTTAAGATTTCAAAAAAGCCTATTATTCCAAGTTCTGATGAGATTAAAAAAAACAAGCCTTCAAGGAGTGCAAAGCTTAGAGCTGTAAAAAAAATATGAATAGTATAAGTAAGATTGAGTTTGAAGTTTATTGTATTTTAATTTTAATACTAACAGTTATAGTATGTTTTAATATTTACTTAAATTTCAGATATGTTGTAAAGCTTAGAGAATTTAATCACTTAAACAATGAACAGGAAAATATTATTGACGATAATTTAAGATTGCTGACAGTAATATATGAACTTGAAGATATTAATAGAATAGAGAGTTTTTGTTTTGGAGAATTAAATTTAGAAAAAAAAGCCAATGAAGATATAAATATTTTTATTGAATAGAGGATTTTAGAATGAGGTTTGAGTGCGTATAAAGATTAAAGATATTTTAATCTCTTCTAAAGATGTGAAGTTTGTAGGGAATATAAAAAATATTGAAAAAGTAGTGTCATTTTACTCTCTAGATAGTCGCGAAATAAATGATAATAATATTAACGGTAGTCTTTATTTTGCATATAAGGGAAATAAAGTAGATGGATTTTCTTTTGTTAAATATTTAATTGATTTGGGTGTTAAATGTTTTATATGTTCAAGAGATCATGAATCTGAGTGTATTGAATATTTAAATGATAATGAAGGGTTGGTTTTTTTACTTACAAGCAATGTAATAAAACTTCTTCAAACTTTAGCATCGTTTTTAATTAAAAGGACAAGCTTTAAAAGAATTGCTATTACGGGCAGTAATGGCAAAACCACAACCAAAGAAATACTTTATAGTATACTTTCAAAGAAATATAAAACTTACAAAACTTGGGGTAATTTAAATTCTGACATTGGGCTTCCTCTTAGTATTTTAAGGGTAGAAGGTAATGAAGAATATGCTGTTTTTGAAGTTGGAATTAGTTATGTTGGAGAAATGGATCTTTTATCCCAAATTTTAAAACCCGAAATTGTTATTATTACGAATATAAGTTATGCACATATGCAAGCTTTCAGGGGGTTACAAGCTATTGCTTTTGAGAAAAGCAAAATAATTGGCAAAAATATTGAAATCTTTGTTGTAAATGAAATGAATGATTATTGTGTTTATCTTGAAAAAAGAGCGAAAATCGCAAATCCAAATGTTAAAATCGTTTATTTTGATTATGAAAATCTTAATATTAAATCATTTTCTTTTTCGGAAGGGAAATTTTCTTATGATTTTGTTTACAAAGGGTTTGAGTACTCTATTTTATTGTTAGGTCGGCATAATATTTTTAATGCAATAGGTTGTATTAATTTGGCCCTATTTTTGGGAATGAGAGAAAAAGAAATAAGAGAAGGGCTTATTGAAACCACTTTTCAAAAGGGTAGGGCAGAAATTTTGACAAAAAATGGATACTTAATTTTAAATGATTCTTATAATGGCAATATGGGTTCTTTTATGGCCTTAAAAAATATGATTTTGGACCTTAATATCCAAAATAAAAAATTTATAGTTCTTGGGTCTTTTAAGGAGCTTGGGGAATTTGCGTACAAAACTCACAAAGATTTAATCCAAGAGGCTGTTTCAATGAATTTTGATAAAATTTTTTTAATTGGCGAAGAATTTTTAGATGTTAGGGATTCTGAGAATTTAGTTGGAAAGTATTTATATTATTTTAGTGAGTTTGATAAATTTATTGATTTTTTTTTAAAAAGTTTGGAACCTTCAGTTTTTATTGTTATTAAGGGCTCAAGGTTCAACAGATTGGAGAGAATTTTAAATTATATTTAGATGATAATGAGGTTCTTATGTTTTACCTTTTAGGTTTGCGTTTGCTCAAATATATTACCTTTAGAATGGCTTATGCTACAATTTTTGCATTTTTGCTTTCTTTAATTGTAGGCCCTCATATTATTTTAAGGCTAAAAAAATTAAGGGCCGATCAGATTTTAAGAGAAGATGGTCCTAAAAGACATTTGAGTGAAAAAACAGGAATTCCTACTATGGGAGGCATTCTTATTTTTTTTTGTGTTTTCATCTCTTTGGTGTTTTGGAGCAATATTTTAAATGTTTATTTTTTGATTATAGTTTTTGTTATGTTTGGATTTGCTTTTTTGGGATTTATAGACGATTTTTTAAAAATTAAAAAGAAAACCTCAGATGGGCTTAAAGCTCGATTCAAGGTTTATGGGCAAATAATATTTTCTTTTATTTCTGTTAGCATTCTATATTATTTGGGGGGTGAGCATGTTAGTATAATCTATTTTCCTTTTATTAAGTCTTTTCAAATGGATTTGGGAGTGTTTTACATTCCTTTTGGCATGTTTATTTTAATTGCAGCTTCAAATTCTTTTAATTTAACAGATGGGCTTGATGGACTTGCAATTGGATTAAGTATAGTTATAACGGGAGCTTTAATAATAATTGCCTATATTACAAGCAGAGCTGATTTTGCAGCTTATTTGCATATTCCAAATATTAAAGGCTCTGAAGAGCTTGTAATATTTCTTGGAGCTTTGCTTGGAGGTAGTTTTGGATTTTTATGGTTTAATGCTTATCCTGCTAAAATTATGATGGGAGATACAGGTAGTCTGGCTCTGGGTGCTATTCTTGGAATGACAGCTTTGATTTTAAAAAGTGAAATACTTTTTTCAATCCTAGCAGGTGTTTTTATTATTGAAACTATGTCTGTAATTATTCAAGTCATAGTTTATAAAAAGACCAAAAAAAGAGTATTTAAAATGGCCCCACTTCATCATCATTTTGAAGAACTTGGATGGTCCGAGATGCAAGTTGTTATTAGATTTTGGATAATAGGGCTAATATTTGCTATAATTGCTTTAAGTACGATAAAAATCAGATAATTTATTATGTTTGTAGAGATTAATTCGCTTAGGATGTGTTATTTACTTGTTTTGCTACTATTGGTAGCATATGGGCTTGTAGTTTTTTATACTTCTTCCTTTTTCTTAAGCTTAGAACTAACAGGTAATCCAAATTTCTTATTTTTCACAAGACTTAATTATCTTTTTTTAAGTTTTATAGTTTTTCTTGTTTTTGAAAGAATTTCTTTGAATTTTTTAAAAAAAACAATATTTCCTGTGCTAATTATAACTCTTTTTTTAATTATGGCAACTTTTTTATCTCCAAGTATTTCTGGAGCAAAGAGATGGATATTCTTTCAAGGTATTAGTATTCAACCTTCTGAGATTTTTAAAATATCTTTTACTATTTATCTTTCAACTTATTTGAGTAAGTTTGATCTAGGAAAAAACAGTGGTATTTCATACTGGTTGAAGCCGATGTTGATTTTTGCAATTTTTTGGGTGTTAATAATTTTGCAAAACGATTATTCAACAGCCATTTATTTTGCTATTCTTTTTTTTATTGTTTTGTTTGTTTCTAATATGGCATTTAGTTATGTTTTTGCTATTGTGATTACTTTTTTGCCAGTTTCTGCTATATTTTTGATGCTTGAACCTTATAGGGTTTCTAGAATTTTTGCCTTTCTCAATCCTTACGACGATCCTTCTGGTAAAGGTTATCAAATAATAGCATCTCTTAATGCTTTAAAAAGCGGAGGAATTTTCGGTAAAGGTCTGGGAATGGGGGAAGTAAAACTTGGAAAACTACCAGAGGCTAATTCTGATTTTATTTTTTCAGTTCTTGGAGAAGAATTGGGATTTTTAGGTGTTTTATTTGCCATAAGCTTATTTTTTTTGTTTTTTTATTTTGGCTATTTTATAGCTATTCATTCTAATAGTAGGTTTAAATTTTTTATAGCATTTATTTCAAGTCTTGCAATTTTTCTTCAAAGTATAATGAATATTTTAATTGCAATTGGTCTTTTGCCCCCTACCGGGATAAATTTGCCGTTTTTTTCATCCGGAGGATCTTCTATTATTGTTACCATGGCACTTTCTGGTCTTATTTCAAATGTTGCAAAAAACTTAAGTAATAATTGATTAGATTTTTCTAGTAGTGTAAATCGGGTTAGTTTATGATTTTTGAGAGAAAATTTTTAATTAAGTATATATATTTTACAATGTCTTTAATTTTTTTTGAAATAATAGTTATTATTTTTGCGTCTCCTTATTTTTTGATTAGGTATATTAGCATTAATAATGATATTTCTCTTTCTAAAGAGGATATAATCAGGATTTCAGGAATCAAGCCCAATACATATTATCATAATGCTAATGTTAGAATCTATGAAGAGAATCTTAAAAGAGATTTAAGGATAAAGAATGTCAAAGTTGATCTTAAGTTTCCTAATAAAATCAATATTAAAATAGAGAAAAGAATACCCGTTGCTGTTGCTTTGGAAAACTTAAATGGCAATATTACTTATTATTTTATTGCATCAGATGGTGTAATTTTGGAAAAAAGTAAGTATTTAATTTATGATTTACCTATAATTAGCGGATTAGTTTTAAATGACAATAATGTAGGAGATTTTCTAGAGGATAGAATGCTTAATGTTGTAAGAGGCCTTGATTATCTTAAAATAAATCAAAAATATTTGTATAATTTAATATCAGAGGTGAATTTTTTAAAATTGAATTTCTATGATTATAATGTAATTTTGTATATTAAAAGTATATATAATAAAATATTGATAACAGTTGATATGGATTTAATGGATGTGATGCATAAAGTGTTTCTTGCAGTTGATTTGCTCAAAGAAAAGCCTGGCGTTATAGATTTAAGAAGTGGTGATATCATTTTGTTAGGAGAAAGTTAGTGTCTAGGAACTTGATAGTAGGTTTGGATGTTGGAACTTCAAAAATTTGTACTGTTGTTGCTGAGGTAAATTTAAATGATCAATTAGAAATAGTTGGAATAGGCACTAGTATATCAAGGGGAGTTAGAAAGGGAGTTTTAATAAATATTGAAGCGGCTCTTGATTCAATATCTAATTCTATTGAAGCGGCAGAGCTTATTTCAGGATGTGACATTACATCACTTTCAGTCTCTATGTCTGGAAGTAGTGTTGAGGGTACTAATTCACGGGGTGTTGTTGCAATAAATTCAAGAACAAGAGAGATTAACGAAGAAGATGTTGAGAGAGTAATTGAAGCAGCAAAGGCAATTGTCATCCCAATGGATAGAGAAATTCTTCATGTCATTCCTCAAGAATTTATTGTAGATGGAATACCTCATATAAAAAATCCAATAGACATGATGGGTATTCGTCTTGAGGGAGAGGTGCACATTATTACGGGTTCTAGCTCTTCTAGTCAGAATTTAGTCAGGTGCGTAAATAGAGCTGGCTTTGCCGTTGATGAGGTTGTTCTTGGAAGTTTAGCTTCATCTTATGCGACTCTTTCTAAAGAAGAGCGTGAGATGGGTGTTTTGTTTATTGATATGGGCAAAGGTACAACAGATATTATTCTTTATATTGACGGTTCTCCTTATTATACCGGCGTGATTCCTATTGGTGTTAATAGGGTAACTCTTGATATTGCACAAGTTTGGAAGGTTCCCGAGGATGTTGCTGAAAATATTAAAATAACAGCCGGAATTGCTCATCCATCTATTCTAGAAAGTCAAATGGAAACTGTAATTATTCCAAATCTTGGAACTCGACCTCCTCAAGAGAAAAGTAGAAAAGAGCTGGCTGTAATAATTAATTCAAGATTGAGAGAAATTTTTGAAATGATGAGAGCGGAAATATTTAAACGAGGACTTTATAATAAAATTAATGGTGGGATAGTTTTAACAGGTGGAGGAGCTTTATTTCCAGGTATTTCTAATTTAATAGAAGAAGTGTTTAATTACCCCGCAAGAATAGGTTTGCCAATGAGTATTAATGGGGTTGGGGAAGAGTATATAGATCCCAAGTTTTCTTCAGCTCTTGGTCTTGTTCTTTATAAGCATGAACAACAAAAATTCAATAAATTAAAGAAGGTAAGCAGCAAAGTTAAAAGAAAAAATAAAATATCTTCAAAGTTGAAAGGTTGGTTTTTGAAAGAATGGTTTTGACCAATCATGGAGGAAGCGTTAATGAAAGATTATAATATGATTGATAGCCATACAAGAAGATTCGATTCTACTACAAATCCTACAATCCTTAAGGTAATTGGTGCGGGAGGGGGAGGTAGTAATGCTGTTAATCGTATGATTGAATATGGAGTAAGAGATGTTGAATTTATTGTGGCTAATACTGATCTTCAAGCTCTCCAAACCTCTATTGCTCCTATAAAAATTGCTCTTGGAGCAAAAGTTACAGCGGGGCTTGGTGCTGGAGGAAAGCCCGAGATTGGGCAAGCTGCAGCAGAGGAAGATATAGATGTTATACGCAACCATCTTTCCGGTGCTGATATGGTGTTTATTACTGCTGGTATGGGGGGTGGGACAGGAACCGGAGCAGCTCCGGTTATTGCGCAAGTTGCAAAAGAACTTGGTATTTTAACAGTTGGAGTTGTAACAAAGCCTTTTAAGTTTGAAGGCCCTAAGAAATTGAGACTTGCTGAGCAAGGAATAAATAACTTAAGGAAATCCGTAGATACATTAATTATTATTCCAAATCAAAAGCTTTTAACCGTTGTTGACAAAAGAACTACTATTAAAGATGCTTTTAAGCGTGCAGATGATGTTTTAAGAATGGGTGTTCAAGGTATTGCGGGGCTTATTATTGAGCACGGAGAGGTTAATATTGATTTTGCTGATGTTAAAAGTATTATGCAAGGGCAAGGCGATGCTTTAATGGGAATCGGATATGGCAAGGGCGAGAACAGGGCTGTTGATGCTGCAACTTCTGCGATTAGCAATCCACTGCTTGAAGAAGTTCGTATTGAGGGGTCTAAGGGGCTTCTTGTTAATGTTACTGGCGGAGATGATTTTTCATTGCTTGAACTTGAAGAGATTATGGGGATAATTACTGTTAGTGTTGATGATGAGGCTACTGTAATATATGGCCATGCTATTAATTCAAATCTTGATGATGAGATTTATGTTACGGTTGTTGCTACAGGTTTTGCATCTAAAAAGCAAAAAGAAATATCAAATGTGCCAGAAAATAATACCTTAAGTTCTAAAGAGTTTGATACTTTAATGTCAGGCAATCAAAATATTCCTTCTGGATCTTATGAACATCAAGACTCTTCTTTTACAGCAAAGTCCAAAAATGTAAATTATTTTGATGACGACATTGATGTTCCAACATTTCTTAGAAATTTAAATAAAAAAAGTAGCGATGATTAAATGAAAATTTTGTTGTTAATAATACTTATTAATTTATTTTTATCTTGTGGTAGCGAATCTAAAGAAAAATTGAATCTTGGGCTTAGATTAAGAGAATTAGAAATTTCAGGCGGTGGATCTGAATCTAAGATTGAAGTTTATAAGGAATTTATCGAAAAAGAAGATAAAAATATTTTAAAGATAGTTAATTCTATTGATAAGAAAGCCAGATTTTTTAATTTGATTGGCCTTGAATTTTTTAAGCTTGGCCAGTATGGACCTGCTATTGAGTATTTTACTAAAAATTTAGAAATTAACTCCGATAATTATTTGTCCCATTTTTATGTAGGTGTTGCTTCTTATAATTTAGCTAAAAATTTAAGAGTAAAAGATGAAGTTGAAAAATACATAATTCTTGCTGAAAATTCTTTTTTAAAATCACTTTCAATTCGAGATGATTTTAAAGAATCTCTTTTTGCTATTTCTAATATGTATGTGTATGATCTTGACAAACAACTTGAAGCTAAAAATTATTTAAATAAACTTGAGGATATGGGTGAGGATTATTTTGAGTTTTTCATGTTAAGAGGTGCAAATTATTATTCGCTAGGTGATCTTGGTAATGCTATATTGTTTTATGATAAAGCTAGTAAAAATGCTTCAACTGAAGAGCAAAAAGAAGGTGTTTCTAGGATCATGAGTAATTTGAAGTAATTATTTATGATGAAATTGCTTTATATTGATAATTTGAAATTTTTAAAAAGCAAAGAAAAATTGAAACTTTTTAATAATTTTGACTTTAACGACATTATTAAATTGACTCAAAAGGACATTGAGTCTTATCTTTTAAGATCATTTAGAAAGGCATTTAAGTTGCCCGATTTAAAATTAGTAGAATTGCAAGAAAAAGTTATTCGAAGGACAAAGGCCAAAATTGCTATTCTGGGGTCTAAGCTTTATCCTAATAAGCTTAAAAGAATTTATGATCCCCCTTTTGCTATTTATTATAAAGGCAATTTGCCAAATTTTTCTTCATTGTCTTGGGCCGTTGTTGGTTCTAGAAGAATTAGCAAAACTCTTGCTGAGAGAACAAGAGAATTTTCTTCACATCTTGCAAAAAATGGTGTAGAGATTGTTTCTGGATTTGCAATTGGCGCTGATATTGAAGCTCATATAGCAGCAATTAATGAGAATAGTAGTACATTTGCTGTTATTCCAACAGATATTGATAATATTTATCCTAAGCAAAATCGAAAATATGTTCTTAAGCTTTTAGAACAAGGTGGAGGAATAATTACCGAAACTTTACCATTTGATAAAATTCAAAATTATTTTTTTGCCAAAAGAAATAGATTGATCTCAGGCTTGTCAGATGCTATTTTTATAACTTATGCACCCTTAAAATCAGGGGCTTTGATTACGGCTGAGCTTGGTCTTGATTTAGGGCTTGACATTTATGTTTATGATTTAGATTTTTCTGGTGATGGAGCTGTAAAATTGCACAGTTTTGGTGCTCAAGAGATAAAAACTGTTAAGGATCTTTATACTTTATTAAATATTAAATATGTAGATTCCAATAATATTGAAGATGATTCTAAAGAGTGTTGTGATTGTGAAGATGTATCTGATGTTCTTATTGGAGAACTTTTAAAAGAGGTATATAAATAGGGGGTAATATGGGCTTTAAAGGAACCACAGTTATTGCAATAAAAAAAAATGGGAAGACGGTGGTAGCAGCAGATGGACAAGTAACTTTTGGACATACTGTTTTAAAGAGTAATGCTATTAAAATACGAAAATTGCTTAATGGAAAAATTTTGGCAGGATTTGCAGGTTCAACATCCGATGCAATTACTCTTTTTGAAAAATTTGAAGAAAAAATTAAGGCAAAAGGCGATGGTTTGGTGGACATTAAAAGGGCGGCTGTCGATCTTGCAAAAGATTGGCGTTCTGACAAAATACTGCACAAGCTTGAGGCGATGATGCTTGTTGCTGATTCTAAGAATATTCTTTTAATTTCTGGCACTGGCGATGTTGTTGAACCTGAAGAGGATGTTGTTTCAATTGGCAGTGGTGGCAATTATGCATATTCAGCAGCTCTTGCTTACATGGAGAACAAAAAATTAAGTGCTTTTGAGGTTGCTCTTAGATCTTTAAAAATAGCAGCAAGAGTGTGTATATATACTAATTCTAACATTGTGCTTGAGGAGATTGAAAATGAATAAATTAGAAGAGCATTATATAGTTCCTAAAGATGTAGTTGCAGAACTTGATAAGTACATAATAGGTCAAGACGAAGCTAAAAAATTAGTATCGATTGCTCTTGTTAATAGATATATAAGGTCTAGGCTTCCAAAAGAAATAAAAGATGAAGTAATGCCTAAAAACATTATTATGATTGGGTCAACCGGCATTGGAAAGACTGAGATTGCAAGAAGACTTTCTAAGTTAATTAAAGCTCCTTTTATTAAAGTTGAGGCTACAAAATATACCGAGGTTGGTTATGTTGGTCGTGATGTTGAATCTATGGTTAGAGATTTGATGGGCATTGCAGTTAATATGGTAAAAGAAGAGATGTATAGTACTGTAAGAGAAGATGCTTTGATAAAAACAGAGGAGAGAATAGTTGAGAGTCTTTTTAAAGGATCTGGCAATTCTGAGAATATAGATCCAAATGAAATAAAGGCAGAAGAAAAGGTAAAAGAGAAGCTTAGAAAAAAACTTAGAGCAGGTGAGCTTGATGATACTACTATTGAAATACAAATTTCTAGTAAAATGCCATTTTCCACAATAGAAATATTTACAGGTGGTAATTTTGAAGAGATTGATATGGGAATTGGTGGTTTATTAGGCAATATATTTGATAGGAAAAAGAAAAGAGAATTGAAGATTAAAAAGGCTAAGGAAATAATTTTAGCAGAAGAACTTGAAAAATTAGTTGATCACGAAAATATTTCAGATATTGCAAAATCTAAAGTCGAAAATATGGGGATTATTTTTATTGATGAGATTGATAAAATAGCTGCTAAGAATAGGAGCGGTAATGATGTATCTAGAGAAGGCGTTCAAAGAGATATTTTGCCAATTATTGAAGGTTCCAAAGTTAATACAAAATATGGAATAGTTGATACTTCTCATATTTTGTTTATTGCAGCAGGAGCATTTAATTTAGCCAAACCCTCTGATTTAATACCCGAGCTTCAAGGAAGATTTCCAATTAAGGTTGAGCTTAAGAGTTTAAGCATAGACGATTTGAAAAAAATTTTAAAACAAACAAAAAATTCTTTAATAAAGCAATATGTTGCTATGTTTAAGGTTTATAATTTGGATTTAAAGTTTAGCGAAGAGGCTATAGATAGAATTGCAGAGCTTACTTTTAATATGAATCTTGAGAATGAAAATCTTGGCGCAAGAAGACTTCATGGCGTTATGGAAAGAGTGCTTGCAGATCTTTTTTTTGAGGTGCCTGGTAGTAAGTTGAAAAAATTTGAAATAAACTTGGACTATGTTAATAAAAAAATACAAATTAACGAACAAAAAGATTTAAATTATTATATAATTTAGTTAAAAGCAATTTTCAACAGAGGGGGTTTTGATTTGAATGATTTTGAAAGATCTGTAGATTTTTCACATAGGTATTTGGATGTTCTAAGCTTAAGACAAAGTGTTATTTCTGACAATATAGCAAATGTAGATACTCCAAATTTTAAAAGAAGCAAAATTTCTTTTGAATCAGAGCTTGAGAAGGCTTTTTTAAATAAAGATAAAAATGATTTAAACTTAATTAAGTCTAGTGATAAGCATTTGTCTGCGCTTAAAAATCCAGAGTATTCAGATATCAAGCCTCACAGAGTTCTTGACCATTTTTCAACTATGAATAATAATGGCAATAATGTTGACATTGATTCTGAGATCAAGGCACTTGTACAAAATCAAATGATGTATCATCTTATGACTAATGTTCAGGCGCATTATTTTAAAAGTATAAATATTGTATTAAAATAAATTAATATTTTAAGGAATGTAAAATGGGATTGTTTTCAAGTATTAATGTAGCTTCAACAGGGTTAACAGCACAAAGGTTGAGGATTGATGTTATTTCTAATAACATTGCAAATGTTTCTACTTCTAGAACTCCTGATGGTGGACCTTATAGAAGGCAAAGGATTATTTTTGCTCCAAGGGTTAATAATCCTTATTGGAAAGGGCCTTTTGTTCCAGATTATCTTGATAATGGCATTGGGCAAGGAGTTAGGGTAGCTAGCATTGAAAAAGATAAGTCTCCATTAAAGTTAAAATATGATCCAACTCATCCTGATTCAATAAGTTCTGGAGATAAAAAAGGTTATGTAGAGCTTCCTAATGTTAATTTAGTTGAAGAAATGGTAGATATGATTTCAGCTTCTCGTGCTTATGAGGCAAATTCTACTGTTATTAATAGTAGTAAGTCTATGTTTAGAAGTGCATTAGCTATACTTCAAAGCTAAAGGAGAGACCATTGGTAAGAATAGATGCTTTTTTTACAGAGAATAATATTAATTTGGTTAAAAAAAATCCTTTGCATTTTGATGTGAATCTTTTTAGTTCTAAAAACACTGCCAAAAACAATGATATTAAAACATTTAAGGATGTTTTAATAAATACGATTACTGATGTCAACAAAAGTCAATTAAATGTTCCTAGAGTTATGGAACAAGCTATTTTTCGACCTAGTAGCATTGATGTTCATGATTTTGTAATAGCTATGTCCAAGGCTAATATGAATTTAAGCATTTTAAAGGCTGTTGTTGAAAGAGGTGTGAAGGCTTATCAAGATATAATCAATATTCGTTAAGGAGCTATGAGATTTTGAGCAATTTTTTTACTAATTTCTTTGTTTCAGCAAAAGGAATCTTCAAAAAAGCTAGTACGGTTCAGAAAATAGCCTTAGGATTGATTATTTTTTTTGTGATTTTTGCTTTTGTTTTTTTGATAGGGTTTTCTACTAAAAGTCAAAGTATTGCTCTTTTTGGGGTTGAGATTAAAGACCAATATCTCTTAGATAGGATATCGCAAAGGCTTGATAGAGAAAATGTTAAGTATTTTTTGAGTTCCGATGGAAGAATTTATTTAGATGATGAAAAGCTTGCAAAAAAAATGAGAGCAATTCTTGTTAGAGAAGAGCTTGTGCCTGTTCATATGGATCCATGGGCTTTGTTTGATATTGATAGATGGACTATTACTGATTTTGAAAGAAGCATTAATCTTAGAAGGTCTATTACAAGAGCGGTTGAACAGCATATTGTAGCTTTAGATGATGTTGATGCTGTTAGTGTGAATCTTGTTATGCCAGAGAAAGCTCTTTTTAAAGAATCACAAGAGCCCGTTAAGGCATCTGTTAGGATTACCCCAAGGCCTGGTTCTGATATTATTACCAATAGAAAAAAAGTTGAAGGGCTTGTTAAGCTTATTCAGTATGCCATTGAAGGTCTTGAATCTGACAATATTGCTATTGTTGATAATAGTGGAACTATTTTAAATGATTTTTCTAATCTAGATGGAATAGATAGAATAGACTTAGCAGAAAAAGAACGTAAGTTGAAGCTTAAGTATGAAGCTATGCTTAGAGGAGAAATCGATTCCGCATTAGGGAAGGTTTTATCTGTTGATAGATTTATGATAGCAAGAGTAAATGTAAAACTTGATACTTCAAAAGAAACTACAGAGTCTAAAGAGTATGCTCCTATTGAGCTTCAATCTCAAGATCCAAAAGCTTCTTATAACACTAGAAAAGTGAGTGATTCAACTATTATATCTTCTCAGACTCAAAAAAAAGAATATCAGGGGCAAGGATATAGTCCATGGGGACCTCCTGGGCAAGAAGGTAATACTCCTCCTGAATATCAAGATTTAAGCGATATTACTGGCAAATATAATGAGTCTCAAGAGATCAAAAATGTTGCTTTAAATGAAAAAAAATCTACAAGTGAAAAAGAGCCCGCTAGGATTGTAGGTGTTTCTCTTGGTATTTTCGTAGATGGTATTTGGAATTTTGTGTATGATGAGAAGGGAAATTTTGTAATAGAAAACGGAATGAGAAAAAGAGAATATAAGCCTATGGCATTAGAGGAAATAAAAAATATTGAAGATGTTT
This portion of the Borreliella afzelii genome encodes:
- the ftsW gene encoding putative lipid II flippase FtsW; its protein translation is MFVEINSLRMCYLLVLLLLVAYGLVVFYTSSFFLSLELTGNPNFLFFTRLNYLFLSFIVFLVFERISLNFLKKTIFPVLIITLFLIMATFLSPSISGAKRWIFFQGISIQPSEIFKISFTIYLSTYLSKFDLGKNSGISYWLKPMLIFAIFWVLIILQNDYSTAIYFAILFFIVLFVSNMAFSYVFAIVITFLPVSAIFLMLEPYRVSRIFAFLNPYDDPSGKGYQIIASLNALKSGGIFGKGLGMGEVKLGKLPEANSDFIFSVLGEELGFLGVLFAISLFFLFFYFGYFIAIHSNSRFKFFIAFISSLAIFLQSIMNILIAIGLLPPTGINLPFFSSGGSSIIVTMALSGLISNVAKNLSNN
- the mraY gene encoding phospho-N-acetylmuramoyl-pentapeptide-transferase, whose amino-acid sequence is MFYLLGLRLLKYITFRMAYATIFAFLLSLIVGPHIILRLKKLRADQILREDGPKRHLSEKTGIPTMGGILIFFCVFISLVFWSNILNVYFLIIVFVMFGFAFLGFIDDFLKIKKKTSDGLKARFKVYGQIIFSFISVSILYYLGGEHVSIIYFPFIKSFQMDLGVFYIPFGMFILIAASNSFNLTDGLDGLAIGLSIVITGALIIIAYITSRADFAAYLHIPNIKGSEELVIFLGALLGGSFGFLWFNAYPAKIMMGDTGSLALGAILGMTALILKSEILFSILAGVFIIETMSVIIQVIVYKKTKKRVFKMAPLHHHFEELGWSEMQVVIRFWIIGLIFAIIALSTIKIR
- a CDS encoding cell division protein FtsQ/DivIB, which gives rise to MIFERKFLIKYIYFTMSLIFFEIIVIIFASPYFLIRYISINNDISLSKEDIIRISGIKPNTYYHNANVRIYEENLKRDLRIKNVKVDLKFPNKINIKIEKRIPVAVALENLNGNITYYFIASDGVILEKSKYLIYDLPIISGLVLNDNNVGDFLEDRMLNVVRGLDYLKINQKYLYNLISEVNFLKLNFYDYNVILYIKSIYNKILITVDMDLMDVMHKVFLAVDLLKEKPGVIDLRSGDIILLGES
- a CDS encoding UDP-N-acetylmuramoyl-tripeptide--D-alanyl-D-alanine ligase, producing MRIKIKDILISSKDVKFVGNIKNIEKVVSFYSLDSREINDNNINGSLYFAYKGNKVDGFSFVKYLIDLGVKCFICSRDHESECIEYLNDNEGLVFLLTSNVIKLLQTLASFLIKRTSFKRIAITGSNGKTTTKEILYSILSKKYKTYKTWGNLNSDIGLPLSILRVEGNEEYAVFEVGISYVGEMDLLSQILKPEIVIITNISYAHMQAFRGLQAIAFEKSKIIGKNIEIFVVNEMNDYCVYLEKRAKIANPNVKIVYFDYENLNIKSFSFSEGKFSYDFVYKGFEYSILLLGRHNIFNAIGCINLALFLGMREKEIREGLIETTFQKGRAEILTKNGYLILNDSYNGNMGSFMALKNMILDLNIQNKKFIVLGSFKELGEFAYKTHKDLIQEAVSMNFDKIFLIGEEFLDVRDSENLVGKYLYYFSEFDKFIDFFLKSLEPSVFIVIKGSRFNRLERILNYI
- the ftsA gene encoding cell division protein FtsA; this encodes MSRNLIVGLDVGTSKICTVVAEVNLNDQLEIVGIGTSISRGVRKGVLINIEAALDSISNSIEAAELISGCDITSLSVSMSGSSVEGTNSRGVVAINSRTREINEEDVERVIEAAKAIVIPMDREILHVIPQEFIVDGIPHIKNPIDMMGIRLEGEVHIITGSSSSSQNLVRCVNRAGFAVDEVVLGSLASSYATLSKEEREMGVLFIDMGKGTTDIILYIDGSPYYTGVIPIGVNRVTLDIAQVWKVPEDVAENIKITAGIAHPSILESQMETVIIPNLGTRPPQEKSRKELAVIINSRLREIFEMMRAEIFKRGLYNKINGGIVLTGGGALFPGISNLIEEVFNYPARIGLPMSINGVGEEYIDPKFSSALGLVLYKHEQQKFNKLKKVSSKVKRKNKISSKLKGWFLKEWF
- the ftsZ gene encoding cell division protein FtsZ, giving the protein MKDYNMIDSHTRRFDSTTNPTILKVIGAGGGGSNAVNRMIEYGVRDVEFIVANTDLQALQTSIAPIKIALGAKVTAGLGAGGKPEIGQAAAEEDIDVIRNHLSGADMVFITAGMGGGTGTGAAPVIAQVAKELGILTVGVVTKPFKFEGPKKLRLAEQGINNLRKSVDTLIIIPNQKLLTVVDKRTTIKDAFKRADDVLRMGVQGIAGLIIEHGEVNIDFADVKSIMQGQGDALMGIGYGKGENRAVDAATSAISNPLLEEVRIEGSKGLLVNVTGGDDFSLLELEEIMGIITVSVDDEATVIYGHAINSNLDDEIYVTVVATGFASKKQKEISNVPENNTLSSKEFDTLMSGNQNIPSGSYEHQDSSFTAKSKNVNYFDDDIDVPTFLRNLNKKSSDD